In Cyanobacteriota bacterium, the DNA window TCGGCAAGTAGCGGATAATCCTCCAAAGGAGAGCTTGGCTAACTTGCGGTCGGCAACAGCGATGGTTAGAGAAGCAATCGAACTTGCTCAGACAGCTATCAATCGGTTAGGGGGTGCGGTTGATCTGCCGGAGTTTATCCAGTTAGCCCACCAGCCCGATGTCTTGGACTATGGATTGCAGATCTTGACCCAGGTGCACCAGCATCGCGATACGATCGATAACTTATTAAATCAATCTATGGTGGACTGGCAAGTGAGCCGATTAGCTAGGATCGATCGCGACATGTTACGCATTGCCGTTGCTGAAATTATGTTCTTACAAACGCCGCCACAGATTGCTATTAATGAAGCGGTAGAATTGGCAAAACGCTATAGTGGCGATAACGGACATCGATTCATTAAC includes these proteins:
- the nusB gene encoding transcription antitermination factor NusB — its product is MQARRIARELALLGISQLPTKPERLQEQDLYSLLLAAVRALSTEVRDVLETAAADLIRASDRLTDSDRQVADNPPKESLANLRSATAMVREAIELAQTAINRLGGAVDLPEFIQLAHQPDVLDYGLQILTQVHQHRDTIDNLLNQSMVDWQVSRLARIDRDMLRIAVAEIMFLQTPPQIAINEAVELAKRYSGDNGHRFINGVLRRVVDHNKIAAN